One Mycolicibacterium rufum genomic window, CGAGGAAGAAGCTGAGCAGGAAGCCGCCGATCAGCGCGCCGATCACGCCGATGACGATGTTCATCAGGATGCCCGACCCGGACCCCTTGACGATCTTCCCGGCGATCCAACCCGCGATCGCGCCGATGATGATGTACCCGATCCACCCCACGCTCGTCTGGGTCGTCGAGCGGGCGAGCAGTTCGGTTGCCGCCATGATCTCCATTGCCGTCTCCTTCGGTCGCCACGGCT contains:
- a CDS encoding GlsB/YeaQ/YmgE family stress response membrane protein, whose amino-acid sequence is MEIMAATELLARSTTQTSVGWIGYIIIGAIAGWIAGKIVKGSGSGILMNIVIGVIGALIGGFLLSFFLDTAGGGWWFTLFTAILGSVILLWIVGMVQKRKV